In Thermodesulfobacteriota bacterium, the genomic window GCCTTATGAGGGAGGAGATGGTCCTCCCCAGATGGGTGAGCGGGCCGGTCTCCTCGCGCGTAAAGATAATGTCCAAGCTCGATATAGCCGAGAGGAGGGTCCCCCAGGACGGGCGCATCAGTGTAAAGCTCGGGAAGAAGAAGATAGACTTGAGGGTCTCCACGCTCCCCACCCAGTACGGGGAGACGGTGGTGATGAGGATCCTCGACTCCTCCGCGGCGCTCTTGAGCCTCGACGACATGGGGCTCAGCAAAAGGGACGAGGAGCGCGTAAAGGGCATGATAGAGAGGCCCCAGGGCGTGGTGATAGTGACCGGCCCCACGGGCAGCGGAAAGACCTCCACCCTGTACGCCGTGCTGCAGCGGATAAAGGAGGACACCATAAACATCATCACCATAGAGGACCCGATAGAGTTCGAGCTTCCCGGCGTAAGCCAGGTGGCGACGAGCGAGAGGGCCGGGCGCACCTTCGCCGCGGCGCTGAGGGCGGTCTTGAGGCAGGACCCGGACGTGGTGCTGGTCGGCGAGATGCGCGATACCGAGACGGCCGTCATAGGGCACCAGGCCGCCATGACGGGGCACATGGTCCTGTCCACGCTCCACACCAACGACGCGGTCTCTACGGTCACGAGGCTCAGGAACATGGACGTCCCGAAGTACATGATAGCCGGGGCGCTTAACGGCATCGTCGCCCAGAGGCTCTTGAGGAGAATATGCTCCGAGTGTAAGGAGGAGTACGTCCCCACGGCCGAAGAGCTCGAAAGGCTCGGATGCGACGGCAAGAGCGGGGTAAAGCTCTTTCGCGGAAAGGGCTGCGGGAACTGCAACGGCACGGGCTACAAGGGCAGGATAGGGGCATACGAGGTCATGACGTTCAACGAAAAGCTGAGGGACATGATCATAGAGGAAGCCGGCGAGCAGGACCTGAGGCGCGAGGCGATGGCGGAGGGGATGACCCTCATACACGAGGACGGCATCGATAAGGTGCTCCAGGGTATAACCACCCCCGAGGAGCTTATGAGGGTTATATATATCGCGCCGAAGAAATCAAAAAAAGAACACCCGAAGTGCCCCGCGTGCTTTAAGGACGCCGATCCCGAATGGGTAGCCTGCCCTTACTGCGCCGCACCCCTGAAGGCCGCGCTCGAAAACGTCATACCGCTGGAAGATACCGCCCGCAAGTGAGCTCCCCCCCCCTCCCCCGTGGAGGCCGCCGTAAAGGCCCACCTGAAGCTCGCCCCCGGCCCTACCGGCACCAACGTCATGGACACGGTCGTGGCGCTCGTCGAAGAGTTAGCTACCGCGCCGCTTTTAACGGCGTTTTTTCTTCCTCGGGCCGGTATCGCTCGAGCCTGAACTCCCCGTCTTCGTATACGAGGTAATCCATGGAGCCCGCGGTCCAGGCCCCGGGGTTGGCGTAAAAACCTTCCTTCCCTTCCGTCTCTTCCCGGTGGAACGCCTGCTTGTGCGAGTGGGCGAGTATTACCCCGTCCAGGCCGCCCCGTATGCGTCTTCTCGCGAACGCCCTCTGGCGGCCCTCTATGGCGGCGGCCCTGTCGGGCGAGTAGGTACGGGTCTTCCTCGAAATCCAGCCCCCTATGTTCCATACGAGCGAGGGGGAGAAAGAGATGGCCCTTATGAAGAGCCTCAAGCAACCCCTCCAGAGTGTATACCATATGTCCTTCTCCGCCGTGTCGCCGTGGGCGACGAGAACCCGCTTGCCGTCGAGGTCGAGCTCGCAGGTGTCCGGATAGACCTTCGCCCCGAGAAAGCCGGTAAAGAACTCCCCCATGGTGAAGTCGTGGTTGCCCTCCACGTAGACTATCTCCGTGCCCCTCTCCCTTAGCCGCGAGAGGCTCATGAGAAGCGGGAAGTAGCGGTAGAATACGGCGTGGTTAAAGCCGGTCCACGCGTCGAAGAGGTCGCCCACTATTACGAGCATGTCCGGGGGCTCCACGGTATCGAGAAACCGGCAGAGCGAGCTCTGGTTCGGGTCGTCGAGCCCCTTTATGTGCGAGTCGGCTATGAATACGGCTTTCATTTCGCCTCCAGGGCCGCAAGCGCGGCGGCCCGCATGATGTCGATCGGTGCCTTCTTTCCCGTCCAGAGCTCGAAGCCGAGGGCCCCCTGGTGTACGAGCATCCCCAGCCCCCCGTGCGTCCTGAGCCCCCTCTTCTCCGCTCCTTTAAGGAGGGCGGTCTCGAGCGGACTGTAGACTATGTCGGACACTATCGCGTCCGGGCGGAGTTTCTCCAACGGTATATCGAGCACGTCTTTCCCTTCCATCCCGGCCGAGGTAGAGTTCACGAGGAGCTCCGTCTCCTCAAGCGCGGGGCCGTGGTTCAGGCCTGCCGCTTCGACCTCCACGTCCGGGAATTTTCCTGCGAACTCTTCGGCCAGGGCCTCAGCCCGGCTTGAGGTCCTGTTGGCTATTATGACCTTCTTCGGCCTTTCCTTCAGTAGCGCGGCCAGGATGCCCCTTGCCGCCCCTCCGGCGCCCAGGAGCATTACCACCTTCCCCCCGGGGTTAAAGTTGGTCTCCTCGGCGAGGCTCGCGAGAAACCCTTTGCCGTCGGTATTATAGCCCACGAGCCTGCCATCGGTGTTTACGACGGTATTCACCGCACCGGTGTTGCGCGCGTCTTCATCGACCTCGTCAAGGAGAGCCGTGACGCTCTCCTTATGGGGTATGGTCACGTTCACCCCCGCCATATTGAGCGCCCTTATGGCCCCGACGGCCCCTGCAAGGGCTTCCTCCCTTACGTGGAAAGGCAGGTAGACCATATCAAGCTCGAGCTCCTCGAACGCCGCGTTCTGGACGGCCGGAGAGAGCGTATGCCCCACGGGGTCGCCGAATATGCCCGTTATCCTTGTTGTGCCCGAAACCTTCGCCACGCTGAACCCCCGGACCCCTTGGTCCCTTGAGTCGATCCCAAGTATTATAATAAAAATAGTGGTTAGTAGACAACCCTTTTCGGTAGGGCAGGACGCTTTTTGGTTGAAATAAACGGTGTTTCAAGTAGAATGTCCTTATGCCAACTCAAGAGAGGGTCAAGAAACGGGGTATGAAGACGGCGTGGGTCTTAGTTGCGGCCCTTGCGCTGGCTGCGTCCGGGTGCTCTGGGGGAGAAGGAGGGGAGGGGGGAGAAGGGGGAAAGGATACCGCCGGGAGGGAACCCCTCGATCGGTACGAAGAC contains:
- a CDS encoding ATPase, T2SS/T4P/T4SS family, whose amino-acid sequence is MGKKKKIGELLLESGLINAEQLESAIDESGKQKGGGRLGELIVKLGYASGIDIAQALAYQLGVPFIALSNATVDPEAVRLIGEDLAKKHLLIPLYTDGKELVVAMADPLNLHAIDDLRFVTGYTIKPSIAASSDIIETIGTHYDTEEIREEEPQIDDDHIDELMGDIGRGAPLELVTEGDSGRDIHELVKKSSAPPIIKIVDSIIFKAMKGKASDIHIEPQEKSVVVRLRVDGLMREEMVLPRWVSGPVSSRVKIMSKLDIAERRVPQDGRISVKLGKKKIDLRVSTLPTQYGETVVMRILDSSAALLSLDDMGLSKRDEERVKGMIERPQGVVIVTGPTGSGKTSTLYAVLQRIKEDTINIITIEDPIEFELPGVSQVATSERAGRTFAAALRAVLRQDPDVVLVGEMRDTETAVIGHQAAMTGHMVLSTLHTNDAVSTVTRLRNMDVPKYMIAGALNGIVAQRLLRRICSECKEEYVPTAEELERLGCDGKSGVKLFRGKGCGNCNGTGYKGRIGAYEVMTFNEKLRDMIIEEAGEQDLRREAMAEGMTLIHEDGIDKVLQGITTPEELMRVIYIAPKKSKKEHPKCPACFKDADPEWVACPYCAAPLKAALENVIPLEDTARK
- a CDS encoding shikimate dehydrogenase; protein product: MAKVSGTTRITGIFGDPVGHTLSPAVQNAAFEELELDMVYLPFHVREEALAGAVGAIRALNMAGVNVTIPHKESVTALLDEVDEDARNTGAVNTVVNTDGRLVGYNTDGKGFLASLAEETNFNPGGKVVMLLGAGGAARGILAALLKERPKKVIIANRTSSRAEALAEEFAGKFPDVEVEAAGLNHGPALEETELLVNSTSAGMEGKDVLDIPLEKLRPDAIVSDIVYSPLETALLKGAEKRGLRTHGGLGMLVHQGALGFELWTGKKAPIDIMRAAALAALEAK
- a CDS encoding UDP-2,3-diacylglucosamine diphosphatase; translation: MKAVFIADSHIKGLDDPNQSSLCRFLDTVEPPDMLVIVGDLFDAWTGFNHAVFYRYFPLLMSLSRLRERGTEIVYVEGNHDFTMGEFFTGFLGAKVYPDTCELDLDGKRVLVAHGDTAEKDIWYTLWRGCLRLFIRAISFSPSLVWNIGGWISRKTRTYSPDRAAAIEGRQRAFARRRIRGGLDGVILAHSHKQAFHREETEGKEGFYANPGAWTAGSMDYLVYEDGEFRLERYRPEEEKTPLKAAR